The Leishmania major strain Friedlin complete genome, chromosome 23 nucleotide sequence TGCGCGCAGACGGGTTGCTCCCCTCGGGCGTCTCCAGTAATTCCACTTTGTGTACCGTCCTCGGCCATTCGGGTGTATGCGCGTGTTTATGTGAAAAATACCCGCGTTGAGAACGTGTTGTATCGGAGCGCAACACGCTCTTGAGCCTCTACGAAGCCACTAAACGATACAAAGACAAGAGCGTCAGTGGGACTTGCAGGACCGGCATACCAAGAGGGTGTCTGTAGATGAAGACGCGCTCACAGATATCCGGTGTTGTAGCCAACGGACACCTGCTGAtctccagcggcgcggcgctcgtACAGAGCACGTAGGGCGCGGTTCTctcgtcgctctcgccccAGCGTGGTGAGACGGCCGTGAccaggcagcagcacggtGTTGTCTGGATATCCCTCCAGCGTCAGCAGGCTCTCAGCCAGCCGCTCCCCTGATCCCCACGGCAGGTCAACGCGGCCAACGCCATTGTAGAAGAGGACGTCACCAGTGAAAAGCAGCCGCTCACGTGGGAGGGCCAACATCATGTGCCCGGGTGAGTGGCCGGGTGTAAAGACGTAGTGCAGCACGGAGTGAGGGCCAAATTCGTaaaaggaggtggagcggttCGTGGCGCTTGAGAGAAGGATGTCGCTTGAACGAACcagctgccgtggcggtgcacgTGGTGATGCAGAACCGCGTCCACCAGCCACCGTGCCAGCGCCGtcctctccgccctccgctgcagcagctgcctcgTTCAGGACGCGCTGACGCTGGCCAAGCTGATGTGCGTAGGTGTAATGGCTATACAGGCTGTTTTGCAGCATTGGCAGAGGCTGCCGCATCTCCTCGATGCGACCGTACCGCTCGCAAGCACGCGGAAAGACGTCCACCCACGACTGCTCCGCCGGGCACCACATGAGCCCCAGCCGCACGTGGAAGTGGTGCTCCATGACAGCCAGGAATGCGTTGAGGTTGACGATGCAGTCAACGTGGCAGTGCGTGAGAAAGAAGTGCGTCGGGCGTAAGCCGGAGGTGGCGATGAAGGAAACCCAGTCATCTGGCCAGTCATCCGCCGCGTCGACGAAGATGCAttccttcctctccttctgCACTAGCAGAAATTGGTTTCCTGCAAAGCCGTTAGCGTAGTTACGGCCAGCGACGAGCAGGTGTGGCGTTTCGTGCAGGATGGAGATGGACCTCACGTCGCGCCGTGACACCCGCGGAACGCCCACTGGGATGTTCTTGTTGCCGAACTTGAGGAAGTGCTCGTTGCGGTTCACCTGGTTCGTGAGGGAGGTGAGGTTCGGCTGAAAGGTGCACCGCACCAGGTCGGTGGGCCGAAGTGGCCCTCCGCCTCGGTGTGGCAGCAGGAGAGGACGGCACAGCACAAGCATATGTCccgctggcgcgcctgctgctcctcacCGCACCCTGCAGCTGAGTTCAGCAGATTTCAGAGAGTCGACAAGGCGTGGCAAGGGGCCTCTCGTCCCTTGTGCCGCTAACGCACGTTGCACTCGCCTGTCTCCTCGTTGCCGCTGCACTGTacagcaaagaaaaaaaaagaggggagagCTGAAGCCGATACGAATGGAGCAGGCGAtagaaaaggaaaagatgACAATGGTTTACGTGCGTACACAGGCCTGCCACAAGCAGCACATCGACCGTACCAAGGGTACCGTCCGCACGGCCGCAGTGGGCAGCAAGGAAGGCGGTGACCAGTTTCAGGGGCAAGGGAGCTAGCCGTAGACGCTGTAGAAGCAGTGATTCCCGTCGTGGTTGGCCTGTTTTGGTTTTTTATGGTTGGTTGGTTTGCCCTTCATCGTGAGTGTTTCGgttttttcctctctctacGCTGACCAAtgccatctcctcctcttgtGATCTTTTACATGAGTGCTTCCTACCCTCGCGAGCGTGTCGTCAAGGAGACGGAGGCAATTTATCGAGGTGCGGGGGTCCCCGTCCCCGCTTACCTAGCCTGTCGCAGGCGATGTGATGAGATGTGTCGGACGTCGCCAGGTAGGCTGGGAGGCTGACCTCTGTGCTCTGCCCTTACGGAATCGCTGTTTTACCGTCTTGATGGCTTCCCCAAAAGCACAAGGTCCACCTTTCCCTTATCCATCTCACGTGACACCCGGTGGCTGACACGATCAGGGCCTGGTCACAGGGTAGGACGGACTTGCGATCACAGACAAGGTAACGAAAGTGAGTCAACACCCTTCCAAgcagaagggggaggagaagagagccATCaccctgcacacgcacatacatatgtccccgtgcgccgcggccggaAGCCgcccgaaaaaaaaaaacagctgCGAccctcacccctcctcctctgccctaCACGAGGTcaacacaaacacgcacacagacaccctAAATTACGGAGACGAAAAAAAGACACAGCAGAGAACAGCGGCTAACGGCGACAACGAgcatgcatatatatgtatatatatatatatatatatgtatatatctACTTGGCGTGCTCTTCCGCTGTGGTGCGGTTGCGCGACCGGTCGTGATTCGCAACGTAGGACGGCATATGGCACTTGCACGGGTATGATAGGGGCGACGGgacttttttttcgtgcttCTTTGGCTTTTCATTCgtcttttcccttttttctttgcgtgtgtgtgtgtgtgtgtgtgtgtgtgtgtgtgtgtgtcgctcttcttcttggTGTTCCGTACTAGGAATCGGTCATATCCTTCTTTCGCCTTCCTGCGGACATGTCCGTGCGGCATTCGACAGATCCCCGTGCTGGCACACGCATGATGCAATCCTATAGGAGCCGACACACATTATGCACAAAGGCAAACCTTCCCGCTGTGCAGAGGCGACAAGGGAAGAGGGATGCGTAGAGGCAAATAAGAACCtacaaagagagagatgacgacgacgaggcacGGCGCCGCACACACCGCAGGATATCATGGAAAGGGTGAGAAAAAAGTGAAAGTGTAGAAAGATGTGGAGCGCAGATGTTGCTGCTACTCAGCTGTGCGCCTCGATACAGGTAGCGACACCCTTCAATACCCATAAGGCAGCAAAACCAACTAAGACGGAGGAGATGTGGCTAGTGATGTCGATAAACGAAACGACAACGCGTGAGCTCATACGGTTGCTCAATCGGTTTTGTGATGCATGAGAGCGCATTGTCGTCTACGGTGGGgtaagagagagaaagacgaggaagaggtaaagggagaagaggaaagTAGTGGCAATAACGATAAAAGAAACAAGGAAACGAGGTGCTGGGAGTTCCCTCCATGGGCAACCCAGCACACTCGCTCCAACGGacgttgtgcagcagctctccccccccccgccggATCGCACACGATCAGCATGCAAGCGTGCCATACAAAAGGGAGGCAGCTCTTGAGGATGGGGAGGAAATGGCGGATGGAAGCTACTTTTGCGCGCTTGTGGATCCCTTGCACTTGCTGCGCATCCATCCATATTGTTGTTATGTGAATCTGTGCTTGAGTACGCTTCAGCCTAGATGCACCCAGCATCTCATCTCTTCCGCCCTCATGGCCCGCATCTTCACCTAGGCCCTCACAAAAACACACGCCCGCGCAGCAGTTCAGCAGTGCTGTTCAGTCAGCAGGAATGCGTTGAAGCGTGATATTTCGAtaagagggaggaggaggaggagggggggagagaagggaggaagagagtgtgtgcgtatgggtgtggagagagaagacaaaaacaaggaggaggagggtgacGCAGTGAAGCTTatcaaaagaaaaaaagggaagagaaagaggaacgCGTGACAACTAACAAATAAAATAAAAGtaaggagggagagagagagaggaagggaagacAAGGCGCACAatatatgcatgtatatatatatatataattCCCCTTTTGTTTCACATTGCTTTCGCTTTCCTGCGCTCAGCAGCTAAGctagcaccaccaccaccaccaccaccaccaccttccttttttttgttggtgTTGTTGTGTTCAGTTAAGTATTTTCTGCTGGTAGAGAAGATTCAATGTAAAACGATACACTATACATATACGTAtacgtgtgtatgtatacGCGCAGGCCATAGACtcgcgaaaaaaaaacaacacaaacacaaaaagACAGCTTGCCTTCCTTCGTTTGTttggtgttgttgttcgttTTTGTGGTTCGCTCGGTTTGTTTCTCATTTCTTCGCTCTTGAGCAAGTCGTGTGAGACAGcctctcacacacatacacacactcacacactcacacacagagacataGACATAGACATAGACAgagcgacagagagacagagaaaacgAAACGGCGTaaacagcgaaaaaaaaatggcggaggaggggggggaagaaagATAGAAAGACCGAGAGAAAATAAAAAGAAATTCGGGGAACCCCgaaagagaaacaaaaaaataaCAATAAGTCCAAGCGGTGTGAATCCCGGCAGAGGACAACGAGAGAAAGAATCATGacaggggagagaggaggcggtgctgcccgcTATTTTGTAATTTTTATTGGTCCTCCTTTTTCTGGCTGTTTGCTTGGCAGGCACCGCCTTCTCTGCTTCTTCATCTGCGATGATCCACGCTGATAAATCTCGGTCCTCTCACTTTCCTCCCTTTTCAACACCTTTCATGACGGGGGCGCTGGTGTGCGCGACGCGTGAAACGTGTGAGCCACGAACAATGGAACGCATTGCCATCGCAGAGATCGCAAAGCTGGCGAAAAGCAGAATTACCTTTtctggcagcggcagctcatCCACGCGACCACCAAACCGAGTGCCGGTGTAGCCGCTGTGGTTCGCCGCCAAGGAAAAAACGGCGAGGGTAAACCCCAACAGGTATCCCGCAATGACTTGCGCTACCGTGTGATGACCTTGAGCAACCCGCAAGACTGTCGCATACACACTATACACCGCAatcagcacctgcagcggccgtacacacggcagcggcagagaaggaagaggcggcg carries:
- a CDS encoding metallo-beta-lactamase family protein-like protein — protein: MLVLCRPLLLPHRGGGPLRPTDLVRCTFQPNLTSLTNQVNRNEHFLKFGNKNIPVGVPRVSRRDVRSISILHETPHLLVAGRNYANGFAGNQFLLVQKERKECIFVDAADDWPDDWVSFIATSGLRPTHFFLTHCHVDCIVNLNAFLAVMEHHFHVRLGLMWCPAEQSWVDVFPRACERYGRIEEMRQPLPMLQNSLYSHYTYAHQLGQRQRVLNEAAAAAEGGEDGAGTVAGGRGSASPRAPPRQLVRSSDILLSSATNRSTSFYEFGPHSVLHYVFTPGHSPGHMMLALPRERLLFTGDVLFYNGVGRVDLPWGSGERLAESLLTLEGYPDNTVLLPGHGRLTTLGRERRENRALRALYERRAAGDQQVSVGYNTGYL